Genomic window (Rossellomorea aquimaris):
GGAGGGAAAGACAGGGAAGTAGCAGAAGCCACTCAGGAATCTGTTGTCAGAGGGCCGAGGGAAGCGTTTACAGAGTCGTTACGGACGAATACAGCTTTAATAAGACGGAAAATCAATGATTCAAACCTTTGGGTAGAGTCTAAAAGGATTGGTAGAGTCACAAAAACTCAGGTTTCTGTTATGTACATTAAAGGAATCGTCAATGACAAAGTGCTGGAAGAAGTAAGAGAGCGTCTCGATCGAATTGAGATTGATGGGATATTAGAAAGCGGTTATATTGAGGAACTGATTGAAGATAAAACATTCTCTCCATTCCCTACAATATATAACACAGAACGCCCCGACGTGGTTGCCGCTTGCCTATTGGAAGGACGTGTGGCCATTTTGGTAAATGGTACTCCTTTTGTTCTAGTGGTCCCTTCATTGTTCACCCAGTTTTTCCAGGCTGCTGAAGACTATTATCAAAGGTGGGATTTTAGTACCCTCATACGTTTCCTTCGTTTAATTTGCTTTTTTATTGCTTTATTAGCCCCGTCAATTTTTATTGCTGTCACTACGTATCATCATGAGATGATACCGACCCCACTTCTTATTAGTTTGGCGTCTCAGCGTGAAGGTGTACCTTTTCCTGCATTTGTTGAAGCACTAATAATGGAAGTGACGTTTGAAATATTACGGGAAGGCGGTATAAGGATGCCGAGAGCAATTGGGCAAGCCGTCTCCATAGTTGGCACATTGGTCATTGGAACAGCAGCAGTAGAAGCCGGAATTGTTTCTGCTGCAATGGTCATCGTTGTATCTATTACAGCGATCGCGAGTTTCGTGGTACCGTCTAACAATATGGGTATTTCTATTAGAATGATTCGCTTTATATTTATGGGATTGGCTGCGTCATTTGGTATTTTCGGGATTACCGCTGCGTTTATTGCAATGATTCTCCATTTATGTAGTTTACGTTCGTTCGGCATTCCTTATATGAGTCCTTTTGGACCGTTTAATGTTGAAGATCAAAAGGATTCCTTATTCAGATTCCCTCACTGGGGATTGGTTTCACGCCCACATCTAATGAATCAGAAGAATGTGAATCGTGAAGATAGTCCATCCCCAACCCCACCTGATAATCAATAATAGATAGATGGAGGTTGTTAGATGCTTAGAAAAACAATAACTCTCCTTTATATTTTTCTTTTGATTCTTTGTACTACAGGTTGTTGGAACCGGGTTGAGTTAAATGAGCTGGCCATTAGTGTAGGTCAAGGAATCGATAAAAAGGATGGTAAATACAAGGTTTCTACACAAATTGTTATTCCGAGTGAAGTTGCTTTAAAAGCAGATACGAGTTCTGGAATACCCGTAACCCTTTTTACAGGGACTGAAGAAACCGTATTTGAAGCAATGCGGGAAATAACGACCGTCAGTCCTAGGAAGATTTATCATTCTCATCTCAGGATTCTTGTCATTGGGGAAGAGTTGGCCAAAGAAGGAATAGGAAAAGTATTGGATTTTTATGCAAGGGATCATGAATATAGGACGGATTTCTTTATTGTAATTGCCAAGGAAACGACTGCTGAGAATATATTATCTATGTTAACTACAATAGAGAAAATACCCGCAAACAATATGCTTTCCTCTCTGGAAACCTCAGAAAAGACATGGGCCCCGACAACCTCCGTAACCTTACATGAACTTATCCGGAGCTTGGTGACTGAAGGAAAAAGTCCTGTACTAACTGGTATTGAAATTAAAGGTGATCCTTCAATTGGAGATAACGTTCAGAACATTGAACAGATTAACCCTGTAGCCTATTTAAAATATTCCGGCATAGCGGTATTCAAGAGAGACAGAATGTTGGGATGGTTAAACAAGGAACAGAGCAGAGGGTACAACGTCATCATGGATAATGTGAAAAACACGGTGGCTAATGTTCAGTGTCCAAGCGAAGGGGAAATGAATTTTGAGGTTATACAGTCAAAAACGAAAGTAAAAGGAAAAGTGGAAAATGGAACTCCAAAAATTGAAGTTTCTATCGAGGCAGAAGGAAATGTAGGAGAAGTGAAATGCGCCATTGATTTAACAAAACCAAAAACCATTTATGAATTAGAGAAGCAAACTGAGGATAGTTTTGTGAAGCTCACTCAAGAAACAATAAAAACAGTCCAGGAAGATTTCGGTGTCGATATTTTCGGATTTGGAGATGTCATTCATCGTTCAGACCCTGGGTTATGGAAGAAGCTAAAAAAGGATTGGAATGAAAAACACTTCACTGATCTTGAAGTGAATGTGAAAGCTGATATTAAAATTCGACGTTTAGGTAAGATAGGAAACTCGTTTTTACCTGAAATGAAGGAGTGACCATAATGTGGGCAACGCTGGGAATTTTTATTGTAGCTATCCTCATATTTATGGCTGAAGCACCTTCCCTTTTAATAAATAAATCTAAAAGAGAGCTATGGGTATTTTCTGTTCTTTTGGTTATAGGAGTTGGATTAAGCATAACGAGAGGTTTAAATGTCAGTATTCCAAATCCCTTGGACCTACTCATCATCGTATATAAACCTCTCAGTGATTTGCTTACGGCGTTGTTAAATTCATAGTAGATGAGGTGTGAATTCTTTTGGAAAACAAAAAAATAGATCTTCCTCAGTTTACTATACTTGTAACACTCATTACGGTCGGAGATTCTATTCTGGTATTACCGGCAATACCAGCTGCTTTAGCCAAACAAGACGCCTGGTTATCAGCGATTCTCGGGTTATTAATTGGTTTATTTGTTGTCTATTTATTAGGAACGGTAGGGAAACTATATCCTCATTTAACTTTAGTCGAATATAACGAAAAGATCCTTGGAAAGTGGCCTGGAATTGTTGTTTCAATCCTATTTATTTTTTACCCGCTGCTATCTGTTGCAGCACATGTAAGAGAAATCGGGGATTTTACAACAACACATATCATGACGAATACACCTGTGTTAATGGTTAACCTGATATTTGTAGTCATTATCGTCATGGGGGCACGATTAGGTATCGAAGTGATTGCGAGATCCGGGGAAATCTTTTTCTTTTTCTTTACGATCTTATTTGTAGTATTTGTTATAGCGCTTGTTCCCTTAATTGATTTGGAGAATGTGAAGCCTATTCTTGAGGGTGGGATAAAACCTGTCATCAACGGTGCCTTTACAGTAGTGGCCTTTCCTTTTATGGAATTATTAGTGTTTTTAATGGTTTTACCCTATGTAAATCATCAAAAAAAAATCAGAAAAAGCTTTCTTATAGGTTCTTTATGTGGGGGGCTAGTACTGGTCATTATCATCGCTTTTACGATTCTAATACTGGGATACGATCTTACACAAAGGTCTTTTTATCCTACATTTGCTTTAGCCAAAATGATCAGGATTGGTGATTTTTTGGAGAGGATAGAAGTGATATTAGCCGTGATGTGGATTTTAACTACTTATTATAAGATTACATTTTATTTCTATATTTTGAACTTAGCAATAGCCCAAATTGTAAGAATAAAGGAATACAAGGTGCTCCTCTATCCTATGGGTATGATTATCACTGTACTTTCAATCGTCATTTCTCCAAATGCAGCCTATTTTAATGATACGATATCAAAATACTGGCCATTTTATGACAGTACATTTGGCGTGTTTTTACCTTTGCTTCTATTGACTGTAGCTTTCATAAGAAAAAAACATGAAAAGATTGGCTATAACTAAGAAAAGAGTAACACTGATAATTGAAAGAAGCGAAAGAATCGTTTGGTTATTGAATAGTTGTAATCTTTTCACTGAGTGGGTGTAAGGGAGGGCTACCTCATAACAACATACAAAATAAATTCAACCCAGTTGTTTGTATTGATTTTCTTGTTTGAATTAGGCAGTTCAATTATCGTTGGATTAGGATTTGAAGCAAACCAGGATGCATGGTTAGTGATTCTATTAGCGATGATAGGTGGAATCATTCTTTTTCTTTTGTATGAATCACTTTTTAAACAATATCCCAACCTTCTTTTAACTGAATATGTGGAAAAGATAGTAGGCAAATACCCTGGAAAAATCATTGCTCTTATGTATATTATTTATTTTTTCTATATTGCAGGAAGAGTATTGCGGGATTTCGGCGACCTCCTCATTACAACCACACTTAGTCAAACACCATTAGTGGTCATAAATTCACTCATGGTATTATTGGTGGTTTACGCATATTACTTAGGGATTGAAGTCATTGCGAGAACTGGCAATATATTTTTCATTATCTTAACGGTCCTCTCTTCATTGTTTTTTATATTCGTATTTATCGATCGCCTCCCGCAAATGGAGCATCTTCAGCCTGTCCTTGAAAAAGGTTGGATTCCCGTTTTAAAAACAGCATTTCCCTTAACCTTTACATTCCCTTTCGGTGAACTTATCGTGTTTACGATGATCTTCCCATTCTTGAATAAAAAGGAAAAGGTATTGAAGACAGGCCTTCTTGCAGTAATATTTAGTGGTGCCGTACTCATGGTAACCATGAGTGTCATCTTAAGTATACTCGGGCCCACTATAGGAAAAAACACAGAATTCCCCCTTATGGAAGCAATAGAAAAAGTAAATATTGCGGAAATAATTCAACGTTTAGATCCCATCGCATTGGGGATTTTCATTATAGGTGTTTATTTTAAAATCACCCTTTTCTTTTTTGCAGGAATGTACGGGTTTGAGAGGTTGTTCCGTATCAAGAAGCAAAAATCCTTTATATTAGTAATGGGTACAGCTCTTCTTTCAAGCTCGGTTTTTATGGCTGAAGGGTTTACACAGCATTTACAAATAGGTCTGAAAGTTGTTCCGTTATATGTACATATGCCATTTCAGGTGTACATACCATTATTATTATTTCTAATTATGGTAGTGAAAAGATTATTCAAACAAAGGAGTCGTTCACTGTAAAAGGTCAAGTTAAAAACATGAAAAAGTGTTAAATTTAGCAGGAATTGACTCTATAGCAAGGAGTAAACATATGAAGTTGGCAGGGACCATTATTCGGCTCGTACTATACAAGTTTAATGTTGATCCTGCCGTTGCTTCTGGTCCTTTAATTACCACAATCAACGATATCTTGTCTCTGAAGATCTATTTTGGGATTGCTACCATGTTTATGACGAGATTAATGTGAGGTAAATGAGCGAGTGTAAAATGAGCACGAATCTTATTCTCGTTTTTATGATGAGAAGGAAATAGTGTGAAAATTCAGTATGCTTTTGTCGTTTGGAAAGAGATGAAAAAGCTCAGAAATTATGAGCTTTTTCTATTTGACGTTATTCGTTAGGAATATCTTCTGATCGAAATAGTTATCAAGGTAAAAGGACGTAAAAAAGGGGTAAACTATTATACAAAGATAGTATTGACCATACTGGTCAAAAAAGGCTATAATGAAATTGACCGATGTGGTCAAACGCCTGTCCCCTTAAAGGAGGAAGAGAAAATATTGTTTAAAACATTGAACATAGATCCTGAGAAAGAAGAAAGGATCATTAATGCAGCTACTCAAGTTTTTGCGAAGAATGGTTACCAAAATGCCTCAACAAACGCGATTGTAAAGGAAGCAAAGATTTCAAAGGGAATTTTATTTCATTATTTTAATAGCAAAAAGGATTTGTATGTTTCACTGTATGAACATCTATCCGACTTATTCACTGAGAAGATTTATGAGCGTATAGACTGGAAAGAGCGCGATATTTTCGTTACGATTCGTGCAGTAACGTTGATAAAATTTGATCTTTTTGCCATTTATCCTTATCTCATAAATTTTCTTACTAGTGCATTTCTCGAAGAAGCACCGGAAGTGAAAGATGATATTGAGCAGATTAAAGCCAAAATGGTGGAGAACAGCTTTGCAAAATTATTCTCCAATATGGATACATCGAAATTCAAAGAAGGAGTAGATGTGAAAAAGTCGATTCAAATTATTTATTGGACCTTTGAAGGAATAGCCAATCAACAACAACAAAAAGCTAAGACACTTTCCGTAGAAGAAATCAATCAAGAAGAAGTACTGGCTGAAATTGATTCCTACATCCAGTTATTGAAGGCATCATTCTATAAATAAGAAATAGAAAAAGGGAGGATGAGAACCATGAATGTGATTGAAATTAATGAATTAACGAAAACGTATGGAAAGTCGAGAGGGATTACCGACATCAGTTTCCAAGTGAAAGAAGGGGAAATCTTTGGCTTTATCGGGCCAAACGGGGCAGGGAAATCAACGACGATTCGAACCCTCCTTTCGCTGATTCATCCGACGAGCGGCAGTGCGAAAATATTCGGTAAGGATTGTATTGAGTCCGCTCCAGAGATTGCGAAGGAAGTAGGATATCTACCATCTGAAGTGTTCTATTACGACAATATGAAGGTGATGGATCTTCTTAAGTATTCTGCCAGCTTCTACAAGAAAGACTGCACGACGAGGATTAAAGAATTAGCCGAAGTGCTGAATTTAGATTTGACGAAGAAGATTGATGATCTCTCACTTGGAAACAAAAAGAAAGTGGGAATCATTCAAGGGTTGCTCCATGAACCGAAGCTCATTATCCTGGATGAACCAACATCAGGTTTGGACC
Coding sequences:
- a CDS encoding endospore germination permease, whose protein sequence is MGVREGYLITTYKINSTQLFVLIFLFELGSSIIVGLGFEANQDAWLVILLAMIGGIILFLLYESLFKQYPNLLLTEYVEKIVGKYPGKIIALMYIIYFFYIAGRVLRDFGDLLITTTLSQTPLVVINSLMVLLVVYAYYLGIEVIARTGNIFFIILTVLSSLFFIFVFIDRLPQMEHLQPVLEKGWIPVLKTAFPLTFTFPFGELIVFTMIFPFLNKKEKVLKTGLLAVIFSGAVLMVTMSVILSILGPTIGKNTEFPLMEAIEKVNIAEIIQRLDPIALGIFIIGVYFKITLFFFAGMYGFERLFRIKKQKSFILVMGTALLSSSVFMAEGFTQHLQIGLKVVPLYVHMPFQVYIPLLLFLIMVVKRLFKQRSRSL
- a CDS encoding spore germination protein — protein: MRSRSKINKEEETDPISTPQDNNKGTSQVNQLLPSLEENLKSISKAIGNSDDVVIRKIKIGKEGCIEAGIIYTDGIVDTKSINDFILESLMLDFNYEDNSDSKRDLLDCLRDSVVAVGNIQECKDFETLYSSLFSGHVIVLINGFSRGFTIDLSGGKDREVAEATQESVVRGPREAFTESLRTNTALIRRKINDSNLWVESKRIGRVTKTQVSVMYIKGIVNDKVLEEVRERLDRIEIDGILESGYIEELIEDKTFSPFPTIYNTERPDVVAACLLEGRVAILVNGTPFVLVVPSLFTQFFQAAEDYYQRWDFSTLIRFLRLICFFIALLAPSIFIAVTTYHHEMIPTPLLISLASQREGVPFPAFVEALIMEVTFEILREGGIRMPRAIGQAVSIVGTLVIGTAAVEAGIVSAAMVIVVSITAIASFVVPSNNMGISIRMIRFIFMGLAASFGIFGITAAFIAMILHLCSLRSFGIPYMSPFGPFNVEDQKDSLFRFPHWGLVSRPHLMNQKNVNREDSPSPTPPDNQ
- a CDS encoding ABC transporter ATP-binding protein; protein product: MNVIEINELTKTYGKSRGITDISFQVKEGEIFGFIGPNGAGKSTTIRTLLSLIHPTSGSAKIFGKDCIESAPEIAKEVGYLPSEVFYYDNMKVMDLLKYSASFYKKDCTTRIKELAEVLNLDLTKKIDDLSLGNKKKVGIIQGLLHEPKLIILDEPTSGLDPLMQQKFFELLQAENKKGATILFSSHILSEVQRLCDRVAIIKEGKIVQVEKISTLKENNHKKFKLEIKSDVDQSYFELEGVSNLEVNQNHVSFLFRGNINTVMKKIADIQIENLWIEEPDLEEIFMHYYEKEA
- a CDS encoding Ger(x)C family spore germination protein, with protein sequence MLRKTITLLYIFLLILCTTGCWNRVELNELAISVGQGIDKKDGKYKVSTQIVIPSEVALKADTSSGIPVTLFTGTEETVFEAMREITTVSPRKIYHSHLRILVIGEELAKEGIGKVLDFYARDHEYRTDFFIVIAKETTAENILSMLTTIEKIPANNMLSSLETSEKTWAPTTSVTLHELIRSLVTEGKSPVLTGIEIKGDPSIGDNVQNIEQINPVAYLKYSGIAVFKRDRMLGWLNKEQSRGYNVIMDNVKNTVANVQCPSEGEMNFEVIQSKTKVKGKVENGTPKIEVSIEAEGNVGEVKCAIDLTKPKTIYELEKQTEDSFVKLTQETIKTVQEDFGVDIFGFGDVIHRSDPGLWKKLKKDWNEKHFTDLEVNVKADIKIRRLGKIGNSFLPEMKE
- a CDS encoding endospore germination permease, with protein sequence MENKKIDLPQFTILVTLITVGDSILVLPAIPAALAKQDAWLSAILGLLIGLFVVYLLGTVGKLYPHLTLVEYNEKILGKWPGIVVSILFIFYPLLSVAAHVREIGDFTTTHIMTNTPVLMVNLIFVVIIVMGARLGIEVIARSGEIFFFFFTILFVVFVIALVPLIDLENVKPILEGGIKPVINGAFTVVAFPFMELLVFLMVLPYVNHQKKIRKSFLIGSLCGGLVLVIIIAFTILILGYDLTQRSFYPTFALAKMIRIGDFLERIEVILAVMWILTTYYKITFYFYILNLAIAQIVRIKEYKVLLYPMGMIITVLSIVISPNAAYFNDTISKYWPFYDSTFGVFLPLLLLTVAFIRKKHEKIGYN
- a CDS encoding TetR/AcrR family transcriptional regulator, with the protein product MFKTLNIDPEKEERIINAATQVFAKNGYQNASTNAIVKEAKISKGILFHYFNSKKDLYVSLYEHLSDLFTEKIYERIDWKERDIFVTIRAVTLIKFDLFAIYPYLINFLTSAFLEEAPEVKDDIEQIKAKMVENSFAKLFSNMDTSKFKEGVDVKKSIQIIYWTFEGIANQQQQKAKTLSVEEINQEEVLAEIDSYIQLLKASFYK